From the genome of Thermoflexus hugenholtzii, one region includes:
- the csx7 gene encoding CRISPR-associated RAMP protein Csx7, with product MSGFAEFRNRTWIHAILEMQTALAVGSRLSLDPVGTDMPVIKDPEGKPFIPGSSIKGVVRFQAERMLRAVNRKPDFWACDPFDAPCVDASHKETLWKRAGQNDEIFTREVFSESCTACRLFGSPWMAGRVAFKDARLENHEDLPVWTQIRDGVGIDRDLGAARAGVKYDFETVVPGAQFRIEIVAENLENWELGFLLAVLRMWKEGGIAIGGKSTRGPGWGKLTDIQIYQVTLDNLLDYLSSGQKAERKEDELIEAFMSWWRREGGHA from the coding sequence ATGAGCGGGTTTGCCGAGTTCCGGAATCGCACGTGGATCCACGCCATCCTGGAGATGCAGACCGCCCTGGCCGTAGGCAGCCGGCTGTCCCTGGACCCGGTCGGCACCGATATGCCCGTGATCAAGGATCCAGAGGGGAAGCCCTTCATCCCCGGCTCCTCCATCAAGGGCGTGGTGCGCTTCCAGGCCGAGCGCATGCTGCGAGCTGTCAATCGAAAGCCCGATTTCTGGGCTTGTGATCCCTTTGATGCGCCCTGCGTGGATGCCTCCCACAAAGAGACGCTCTGGAAAAGGGCCGGACAGAACGATGAGATCTTTACCCGAGAAGTGTTCTCGGAGAGCTGCACCGCCTGCCGTCTCTTCGGCTCCCCCTGGATGGCCGGACGGGTCGCCTTTAAGGACGCGCGCCTCGAAAACCATGAAGACCTGCCGGTCTGGACCCAGATCCGCGACGGCGTGGGCATCGACCGGGACCTGGGCGCAGCCCGCGCGGGCGTTAAATACGATTTTGAGACCGTGGTCCCGGGTGCTCAATTCCGCATCGAGATCGTGGCGGAGAACCTGGAGAATTGGGAGCTCGGATTTCTCCTCGCTGTGCTGCGGATGTGGAAGGAGGGCGGCATCGCCATCGGCGGCAAATCCACCCGGGGTCCCGGCTGGGGCAAGTTGACAGACATCCAGATCTATCAGGTGACTTTGGACAACCTCCTGGATTATCTGAGCTCCGGCCAGAAGGCTGAGCGAAAAGAGGATGAGCTCATCGAAGCTTTCATGAGTTGGTGGAGGAGGGAGGGTGGCCATGCATAA
- a CDS encoding RAMP superfamily CRISPR-associated protein, which translates to MHKNRYNALRLKLRLSPKGPLLIKAGGISANPTLPDMQFVRTFHPGKGEVLYIPGSSLKGVVRGFVEKALRTVNEQGSWRWACTTFPDDPDSCGKRLEKEESSFRIYGNSCGACRIFGHTRLKGRVAFTDLLPTTDVKTEIRYGVAISRLSHAVGAGPFEMEIAVAGAFEGQLILENFELWQLGLLAMALEAMNQGLVKVGFGKNRGFGEVHVEVVEAMMEEFSSGAQDTVWRSLGAFTDDEEARRYRLFAPHRIEGMPTPERSEAIGFYVRRVYGPETWRQAARQVLEQTLSAA; encoded by the coding sequence ATGCATAAAAATCGCTACAACGCGTTGCGTTTGAAGCTTCGGCTGAGCCCGAAGGGACCTCTGCTCATCAAAGCCGGGGGCATCTCCGCCAACCCTACCCTGCCCGACATGCAGTTCGTTCGCACCTTCCATCCCGGAAAAGGCGAGGTGCTCTACATCCCGGGATCCTCGCTCAAGGGCGTGGTGCGCGGGTTTGTGGAAAAAGCGTTGCGGACAGTCAATGAACAGGGAAGTTGGCGATGGGCCTGCACTACCTTTCCAGATGATCCGGATAGCTGTGGCAAGCGCCTGGAAAAGGAAGAAAGCAGCTTTCGCATTTATGGGAATTCCTGCGGCGCTTGCCGCATCTTCGGCCACACCCGCTTGAAAGGGCGCGTCGCTTTCACCGATCTTCTCCCGACCACCGACGTGAAAACCGAAATCCGCTATGGGGTGGCCATCTCACGCCTCAGCCATGCGGTCGGGGCTGGCCCCTTCGAGATGGAGATCGCCGTGGCGGGGGCCTTTGAGGGTCAGCTCATCCTGGAGAACTTTGAGCTCTGGCAGCTGGGTTTGCTCGCCATGGCCCTGGAGGCCATGAACCAGGGGCTGGTGAAGGTGGGGTTTGGAAAGAATCGGGGTTTCGGAGAGGTGCATGTGGAAGTCGTGGAAGCGATGATGGAGGAGTTCAGCTCCGGCGCCCAGGATACCGTATGGCGGAGCCTGGGGGCCTTCACGGACGATGAAGAAGCCCGGCGCTACCGGCTGTTTGCGCCCCATCGGATCGAGGGGATGCCGACCCCGGAGCGGTCAGAGGCCATCGGGTTCTATGTCCGTCGGGTGTATGGTCCGGAGACATGGCGCCAGGCCGCTCGCCAAGTGTTAGAGCAAACCCTGAGTGCCGCATAG
- a CDS encoding RAMP superfamily CRISPR-associated protein encodes MEIEIEVVSDYLYVGSGQLELRSIQGREQVCYVFARQNETLIIPGTSLKGAIRGIVEALSNSCVRIKARNESVPSRAHEGCEYKKGEREALCPACRLFGTTGYRGRVHFADATPVGEVRPEIIKIADLWPPRQIRGRKFYQNKAHQRLDLKPAKNHRFLEAVPKGARFQTNLFFENLLEEELGLLARALGLDLHSEDPQWVVKLGGAKPRCLGGVRFIPRRIRLLGEGSALFSSLLNGGSASEVKPLLARCLARKELLDQEAWERFRQEARSKDEPCPREVY; translated from the coding sequence ATGGAGATAGAGATCGAGGTGGTCTCAGACTACCTTTACGTGGGCAGCGGGCAACTGGAATTGCGCTCGATTCAGGGACGGGAGCAGGTCTGCTACGTTTTCGCACGACAGAACGAAACCTTGATTATCCCGGGCACCAGCCTCAAAGGGGCGATACGGGGGATTGTGGAAGCCCTATCGAACTCATGCGTGCGGATAAAGGCACGAAATGAGTCGGTGCCCAGCCGTGCTCACGAGGGATGCGAGTATAAAAAGGGCGAACGAGAAGCCCTTTGCCCCGCATGCCGCCTTTTCGGCACGACAGGATATCGGGGTCGAGTGCATTTCGCCGACGCCACGCCGGTTGGAGAGGTGCGTCCGGAGATCATCAAGATCGCGGACCTCTGGCCGCCTCGCCAGATCCGGGGCCGCAAGTTCTATCAGAACAAAGCCCATCAGAGGCTGGACTTAAAGCCCGCTAAGAACCACCGCTTCCTCGAAGCGGTGCCGAAGGGAGCCCGCTTTCAGACCAACCTGTTCTTTGAAAACCTTCTGGAGGAAGAGCTGGGGTTGCTTGCGCGCGCATTAGGTCTGGATCTGCACTCCGAAGATCCTCAGTGGGTGGTCAAACTGGGAGGGGCTAAGCCGCGCTGCCTGGGAGGGGTGCGCTTCATCCCCCGGCGCATCCGTCTTCTGGGAGAGGGCTCCGCTCTCTTTTCCTCATTGCTAAATGGCGGGAGCGCCAGCGAGGTGAAGCCGCTCCTGGCACGATGCCTCGCCCGTAAGGAGTTGCTGGATCAGGAAGCCTGGGAGCGTTTCCGTCAGGAGGCCCGGTCAAAGGACGAACCCTGTCCGAGGGAGGTGTATTAA
- a CDS encoding PIN domain-containing protein, whose protein sequence is MRFLFDTSILIDYLTDEKSTSADAIFKASEIGKCYISIISIMELYQSNKRRREVEEEVRRIHDICRLLNIKIVYITLKIQQIAIDIIKNYYSNLGKSCIPDALIIGTGIVRKAYVVTKDYGAWSNAYSQVLTPEEVIKRF, encoded by the coding sequence GTGCGCTTTCTGTTCGATACATCGATATTAATTGACTATTTAACAGACGAAAAGAGCACATCCGCGGATGCCATTTTTAAAGCAAGCGAGATTGGAAAATGTTATATAAGCATAATTAGCATCATGGAATTATATCAATCAAATAAGCGAAGGCGAGAAGTGGAAGAAGAAGTTCGGAGAATCCACGATATCTGCAGACTTTTGAATATTAAGATTGTTTATATTACGCTGAAAATCCAACAAATTGCCATCGATATTATAAAAAATTACTATTCTAATCTGGGAAAAAGTTGCATTCCTGACGCTTTAATTATAGGCACAGGAATTGTGAGAAAGGCATACGTCGTAACAAAAGATTATGGTGCATGGTCTAATGCTTATAGTCAAGTCCTAACTCCAGAAGAAGTTATCAAGAGGTTCTGA
- a CDS encoding CRISPR-associated protein Csx14 translates to MAKRLLVATLGTSPAVITEAVDLLTEEGERPDGVLLFYTGDPDVKESLELLQKHLPAHCGISWIVPIQIGSYGDIDSTEAAVEFMEQACAQLRAYRDEHRLFVCIAGGRKAMSALLALAVQFYGAERLFHIWAPPWLEAGGEIAELRKLRDWPEQLTERLHPSLNQPPTDRPQLVDLPFISLFPMLPAILNALGGHPSASKEIKQFLVRIGLLSPEGTPTPIGHKVATILNMVETLPPARSQEPHVHIPPHHHQDRLERFAWDLIGYAPFVIEVRGEEWRKGHPGVEAEPPSALIVGVRLGTDILFRLRLLTTATTEGQLEAARRYIERYVHRRGG, encoded by the coding sequence ATGGCCAAGAGGCTTCTTGTGGCGACCTTAGGAACCTCACCCGCCGTGATCACAGAGGCCGTGGATTTGCTGACTGAGGAAGGAGAACGGCCGGATGGCGTCCTGTTGTTCTATACCGGGGATCCAGACGTGAAGGAAAGCCTTGAACTCCTTCAGAAACATCTTCCTGCGCACTGTGGCATTAGCTGGATTGTGCCCATCCAAATAGGGTCCTACGGAGACATAGATTCTACAGAAGCCGCGGTCGAGTTCATGGAGCAAGCCTGCGCGCAGCTACGGGCTTATCGCGATGAGCATCGGCTTTTCGTCTGTATCGCGGGAGGTCGAAAGGCGATGTCCGCCCTCCTGGCCCTGGCCGTCCAATTTTATGGCGCCGAACGGCTGTTCCACATTTGGGCGCCACCATGGCTGGAAGCCGGAGGAGAGATCGCAGAGCTCCGAAAGCTCCGGGATTGGCCTGAGCAGCTAACGGAACGCCTCCATCCATCCTTGAACCAACCTCCCACGGATCGCCCGCAGCTGGTGGATCTCCCATTTATCTCGCTGTTCCCGATGCTACCTGCTATCCTGAACGCACTGGGCGGACACCCTTCCGCCTCCAAAGAGATTAAGCAATTCCTGGTTCGCATCGGATTGCTCAGCCCGGAAGGCACGCCAACTCCCATCGGGCACAAGGTTGCCACCATTTTAAATATGGTCGAGACGCTGCCTCCCGCTCGATCACAAGAGCCCCACGTTCATATTCCACCCCATCACCACCAAGACCGGCTTGAGCGCTTTGCCTGGGATCTCATCGGCTACGCCCCCTTCGTGATTGAAGTGCGTGGGGAAGAATGGAGAAAGGGCCATCCGGGTGTCGAGGCTGAGCCTCCCAGCGCGCTGATCGTGGGGGTCCGGCTGGGCACGGACATCCTCTTTCGCCTTCGGCTCCTCACCACCGCTACAACCGAGGGCCAGCTGGAGGCCGCCCGTCGGTATATCGAGCGATATGTCCACCGTCGGGGAGGGTAG
- the cas7i gene encoding type I-B CRISPR-associated protein Cas7/Cst2/DevR translates to MDVKAISMVWLSRTGLTNLNAGEGGSNLVDLKKYRWAGREYPYVSGQAMRFYLKEAIRREVRPEEACVADEHGETCGRIAECVLCDLFGFMTTLPDVGAVVRVSPVKVSPALGLIPLEETMTVDFLTRRHRGAVQEEAGTIRGDIVNVEMAVNLYKAGLAVDVRRVGREEELVEIEKGRGKKAQTVRGVTLKDYVDEAERRRRIGLLLSAVQDFSDYSKQARLLTDFTPDLLLVALQANYSHRLQKALEIRWDGAAILDTARLDQVLRELQEDVAKADERPAVFAGMLEGVIANGEAVRETLARHGIEVVTPREAIARAKAALGV, encoded by the coding sequence ATGGATGTGAAAGCGATCTCTATGGTATGGCTCTCCCGCACCGGGCTGACCAACCTGAACGCGGGCGAGGGCGGCAGCAATCTGGTGGATCTGAAAAAATACCGCTGGGCCGGGCGCGAGTATCCTTACGTCAGCGGCCAGGCCATGCGCTTCTACCTGAAGGAGGCCATCCGCCGCGAGGTGCGTCCGGAGGAGGCCTGTGTGGCCGATGAACATGGAGAAACATGCGGGCGCATCGCCGAGTGTGTGCTCTGCGATCTCTTCGGCTTCATGACCACCCTGCCCGATGTGGGGGCCGTCGTCCGGGTGTCTCCCGTCAAGGTCTCCCCGGCCCTGGGCCTGATCCCCCTGGAGGAAACCATGACCGTGGACTTCCTCACCCGACGCCACCGCGGTGCGGTCCAGGAGGAGGCCGGGACCATCCGTGGGGACATCGTGAACGTGGAGATGGCTGTCAATCTTTACAAGGCAGGCCTGGCGGTGGATGTGCGCCGGGTAGGCCGCGAGGAGGAGCTGGTGGAGATCGAGAAGGGCCGCGGGAAGAAGGCCCAGACGGTGAGGGGGGTGACCCTGAAGGATTACGTTGATGAGGCGGAGCGCCGGCGGCGCATCGGTCTGCTGCTGAGCGCGGTGCAGGACTTCAGTGATTATTCCAAACAGGCCCGGCTGCTCACAGACTTCACCCCCGATCTCCTGCTCGTCGCACTCCAGGCCAACTATTCCCATCGCCTCCAGAAGGCCCTGGAGATCCGATGGGATGGCGCCGCTATCCTTGATACGGCACGGCTCGATCAGGTGCTTCGGGAGCTTCAAGAGGATGTGGCAAAGGCAGATGAACGGCCAGCGGTTTTCGCCGGGATGCTGGAAGGCGTGATCGCGAACGGGGAGGCGGTCCGGGAGACCCTGGCCCGGCACGGGATCGAGGTCGTCACGCCGCGGGAGGCGATCGCACGAGCGAAGGCCGCCCTGGGGGTGTGA
- the cas5 gene encoding CRISPR-associated protein Cas5, which produces MTKYGLTVDLESPYFACFRQVAATSVVLTYPVPPFTTILGMLLNALGVHHAHYETERQRLQEALRFNLRPLESPGRPQRELAKLLKLVGEGRKEEGKRPVDFPSSPVRKSFLVRPAYRVYLASGSQTIVQELGEALRRPARPLYLGGSDDMVIVNLRWIGEVKQAEGREVWGLLPGIYEGCELIRLPLAFRSGRDLAPPPLLALPRRFPFQLPEPQPLAFFESEGVILLPV; this is translated from the coding sequence ATGACGAAATATGGGCTGACCGTGGATCTGGAGAGCCCGTATTTCGCCTGCTTCCGCCAGGTGGCGGCCACCAGCGTGGTCCTCACCTACCCGGTTCCACCTTTCACCACGATCCTCGGCATGCTGCTCAACGCCCTGGGGGTTCACCACGCCCACTACGAAACGGAACGGCAACGCCTGCAGGAAGCGCTGCGATTCAACCTCCGGCCGCTGGAGTCCCCCGGGCGGCCCCAGCGGGAGCTGGCGAAGCTCCTCAAGCTGGTCGGGGAAGGCCGAAAAGAGGAGGGGAAACGCCCGGTGGATTTCCCCTCCTCCCCGGTGCGCAAATCTTTCCTCGTCCGGCCTGCCTATCGGGTTTATCTGGCTTCGGGGTCCCAGACGATCGTCCAGGAGCTCGGAGAGGCCCTGCGACGCCCCGCCCGTCCACTGTATCTGGGTGGATCCGACGACATGGTGATCGTGAACCTTCGCTGGATAGGCGAAGTGAAGCAAGCTGAGGGTCGAGAGGTCTGGGGGTTGCTGCCCGGCATTTACGAAGGCTGCGAGCTGATCCGCCTGCCGCTGGCTTTCCGGAGCGGGCGCGATCTGGCGCCGCCGCCACTGCTCGCGCTGCCGCGCCGCTTTCCCTTCCAGCTCCCCGAGCCCCAGCCTCTGGCGTTTTTCGAATCCGAGGGCGTGATCCTGCTCCCTGTTTGA
- the cas3 gene encoding CRISPR-associated helicase Cas3' yields the protein MALWGKRDGERWQTLYGHIRDSLAIAEALARRPGLIGFCRRHGLDAHRFRQIVGLVVLFHDAGKGTAPFQEALEADRTSWNFPHALAALPLMDMAWRKASFPTLLKEAPILEVLAVAAHHTELHRDLYQNLPEPHKRLSFLPALQEILRRLYEETAPIWGWAAAFPDLPLDELSRRTLGELSKALLRIRERITQQVAGMSMEEQARFRARYVALLAYLKAADKAASRVFAERARPGENGPLLPFPLPEAELESILPDWPSDAEEGLRSTLPPGGDWFDYQKKLQEASFRWGLVRAPCGRGKTEAALLWFLRRRKLEGLDRLIWTLPTQVTSNAMRERLARMFGEERVGLYHGRSSLEHRERIRARLQQGPEGPAPLDPDPALELEWAREANFWSEVLAYPLVVTTADHLLYSFVHGFPQADFALGMLQGAAVVFDEVHAYDDQMQAELREAMALLRGMGVPHLVMSATLPDPLIQAGRLEDYPLIEDAAGMIRCPFQVLKRAQPLIRNENARLIVNEEVIEEVLDGYRNGAVQFLIVNTVRKAQALYRQLRTFLPPEDCLCLHSRFAYAHRRAKERQVIERLKRPKADRTPFVLVTTQIIEVSLDISADRILSEIAPLDALAQRGGRVNRGGELPHGLLIVFPVDVPHPYDGERLSRSWELLREGPVSYGDLHQWANEVYADLEGGMARLPELFMECTLFGPDPSEVRFDEEHGRRYQPRRIEQPTIDVIPHEIWARLQPDTSPLEFLTPVPLWWLAHSQRQGLGWFYLAERPPSRRAWLICRRPYSEEIGFEEDIEVGTSGVIVE from the coding sequence ATGGCGTTGTGGGGGAAGCGTGACGGCGAGCGATGGCAGACCCTCTACGGACACATCCGGGACAGCCTGGCCATCGCGGAAGCCCTCGCCCGGAGGCCCGGCCTTATCGGGTTCTGCCGCCGCCATGGACTTGATGCCCATCGTTTCCGCCAGATCGTTGGGCTGGTCGTCCTCTTTCACGATGCGGGCAAAGGCACCGCCCCCTTCCAGGAAGCGCTGGAGGCCGATCGAACCTCATGGAATTTCCCCCACGCCCTGGCGGCTTTGCCGCTGATGGACATGGCCTGGCGGAAGGCCTCTTTCCCCACGCTGCTGAAAGAAGCCCCCATCCTTGAGGTGCTCGCGGTCGCCGCCCACCACACGGAGCTACATCGGGATCTCTACCAGAACCTTCCGGAACCCCACAAACGGCTCAGCTTCCTCCCCGCGCTCCAGGAGATCCTGCGTCGGCTCTACGAGGAGACTGCTCCGATCTGGGGTTGGGCCGCTGCGTTTCCGGACCTGCCGCTGGATGAGCTCTCGCGGCGCACGCTGGGCGAGCTGTCCAAAGCGTTGCTGAGGATACGAGAGAGGATCACCCAGCAAGTCGCCGGGATGTCAATGGAAGAGCAGGCGCGCTTCCGCGCCCGTTACGTGGCGCTCCTCGCCTACCTCAAGGCGGCAGATAAAGCGGCCAGCCGCGTCTTCGCTGAGCGGGCCCGCCCGGGGGAGAACGGCCCGCTGCTCCCCTTCCCGCTCCCGGAGGCTGAGCTGGAATCCATCCTCCCCGACTGGCCATCGGATGCCGAAGAGGGACTGCGAAGCACCCTGCCCCCCGGAGGGGACTGGTTCGACTATCAAAAGAAATTGCAGGAGGCTTCGTTCCGGTGGGGGCTGGTGCGAGCGCCATGCGGCCGGGGGAAGACCGAAGCCGCTCTCCTCTGGTTTTTGCGGCGTCGGAAGCTCGAAGGCCTGGACCGTTTGATCTGGACGCTCCCGACGCAGGTGACCTCCAACGCCATGCGCGAGCGGCTGGCCCGCATGTTCGGGGAGGAACGGGTCGGTCTCTATCATGGACGCTCCAGCCTGGAGCATCGCGAACGGATCCGGGCCCGATTGCAGCAGGGCCCAGAAGGACCCGCCCCCCTGGATCCAGATCCGGCCCTTGAGCTGGAATGGGCCCGCGAGGCGAATTTCTGGAGTGAGGTCCTGGCTTATCCCCTGGTGGTCACCACCGCGGATCACCTGCTGTATTCGTTCGTGCACGGCTTCCCTCAGGCCGATTTCGCTCTGGGGATGCTCCAGGGAGCCGCGGTGGTGTTCGACGAGGTGCATGCCTACGACGATCAGATGCAGGCCGAGCTGCGGGAGGCCATGGCCTTGCTGCGCGGGATGGGGGTTCCCCATCTGGTGATGAGCGCCACCCTTCCCGACCCCCTGATCCAGGCCGGTCGCCTGGAAGATTACCCCTTGATCGAAGACGCGGCGGGAATGATCCGATGCCCCTTCCAGGTCCTGAAGCGAGCGCAACCGCTGATCCGGAACGAGAACGCTCGCCTGATCGTGAACGAAGAAGTGATCGAAGAGGTGCTGGACGGGTATCGCAACGGGGCGGTTCAGTTCCTCATCGTGAACACGGTGCGCAAGGCGCAGGCCCTTTACCGGCAGCTTCGCACTTTCCTGCCGCCGGAGGACTGTCTCTGTCTCCACAGCCGGTTTGCCTACGCCCACCGCCGGGCGAAAGAGCGGCAGGTGATCGAGCGTCTGAAGCGCCCGAAGGCCGACCGCACGCCCTTCGTCCTGGTGACCACTCAGATCATCGAGGTCAGCCTGGATATCAGCGCGGATCGGATCCTCTCGGAGATCGCGCCGCTCGATGCTCTGGCCCAGCGGGGCGGGCGGGTGAACCGGGGAGGTGAGCTCCCTCACGGCCTTCTGATCGTTTTCCCGGTCGACGTCCCCCATCCCTACGATGGGGAACGCCTGTCCCGCAGCTGGGAGCTTCTCCGCGAGGGTCCGGTCTCTTATGGAGATCTCCATCAGTGGGCGAACGAGGTCTATGCCGATCTGGAAGGGGGAATGGCCCGGCTCCCCGAGCTGTTCATGGAATGCACCCTCTTCGGGCCGGATCCCTCCGAAGTGCGATTCGATGAAGAGCACGGGCGTCGCTACCAGCCCCGGCGTATCGAGCAACCCACAATCGATGTGATTCCCCATGAGATCTGGGCCCGGCTCCAGCCCGACACCTCACCGCTGGAGTTCCTCACGCCGGTTCCTCTCTGGTGGCTGGCCCACAGCCAGCGCCAGGGGCTGGGCTGGTTCTATCTGGCGGAACGTCCCCCCTCCCGCCGCGCCTGGCTGATCTGCCGCCGACCATATAGCGAGGAGATCGGATTTGAGGAGGATATCGAGGTCGGAACATCCGGTGTGATCGTGGAGTGA
- the csx2 gene encoding TIGR02221 family CRISPR-associated protein, translating into MKALSFLGASRYQTVTYVWEGSSHTTSLFPEALARIFSPKEVIVFVTKTARDYRPSEAEPTYTETLNQRLKGLIRFEDIPEGRSEAELWEIFDRVSGAVREGETVILDITHAFRSIPMIVFAVASYLRRTKNVNVERIVYGAFDAREPFRTPPQPQDRAPIFDLTPLLELMDWTGGAEALLKRGDAGLIADKMIAAHQTLWRTGTGTPARLKTLGQKLQDFSQALHLSRPREVMRTAHELLSLLEEARDEFQRWALPFALLAEQIRRELEPLAFAKPDALSRENLERQVGLVEYYLRKGLVVQAITLAREWVVSFVPLYGGKEEWREGWLKHSNREEAEQALGAAAARRRGENAEPPEWFDRLSNKEELGELWNKLGNLRNDLAHCAMRENARSARAIEQDAQKISQELRKLLDSAPDIV; encoded by the coding sequence ATGAAAGCCCTCAGCTTTCTCGGCGCCAGCCGATATCAAACTGTTACTTACGTGTGGGAAGGATCGTCTCACACCACCTCGCTCTTTCCGGAAGCCCTGGCCCGGATCTTTAGCCCCAAGGAGGTCATTGTCTTTGTCACCAAGACGGCAAGGGACTATCGACCTTCCGAGGCAGAACCTACTTACACGGAAACGCTGAATCAGCGCCTCAAGGGCCTCATACGGTTTGAGGACATTCCCGAAGGGCGCTCGGAAGCAGAGCTCTGGGAGATCTTCGACCGGGTATCGGGTGCCGTCAGGGAAGGGGAGACGGTGATCCTGGATATCACCCATGCCTTCCGGTCCATTCCCATGATCGTCTTCGCTGTAGCCAGCTATCTGCGGCGGACGAAAAACGTCAACGTCGAGCGCATCGTCTACGGTGCCTTTGACGCACGAGAGCCTTTCCGCACGCCGCCCCAGCCGCAAGATCGCGCGCCCATCTTCGACCTCACACCGCTCCTCGAGCTCATGGACTGGACCGGCGGCGCCGAAGCCTTGCTCAAGCGCGGAGACGCCGGGCTCATCGCTGACAAAATGATCGCGGCCCACCAGACCCTGTGGCGCACAGGCACGGGCACGCCAGCCAGACTCAAAACGCTGGGGCAGAAACTCCAGGACTTCTCGCAAGCCCTGCATCTGAGCCGTCCCCGGGAGGTCATGCGCACGGCCCATGAACTCTTGTCGCTTCTGGAGGAAGCTCGGGATGAGTTCCAGCGGTGGGCCCTCCCCTTTGCTCTCCTGGCCGAGCAGATCCGGCGTGAGCTTGAACCCCTCGCCTTTGCCAAACCCGACGCGCTTAGCCGGGAAAACCTGGAACGGCAGGTCGGGCTCGTGGAGTATTACCTCCGGAAAGGGCTTGTCGTGCAAGCCATCACGCTTGCCCGGGAGTGGGTGGTCTCGTTCGTGCCCCTCTATGGGGGAAAGGAAGAATGGCGCGAAGGATGGCTCAAGCACAGCAATCGGGAAGAAGCCGAACAAGCGCTCGGTGCTGCCGCCGCCCGCCGGCGAGGAGAAAACGCCGAGCCACCGGAGTGGTTTGATCGGCTCTCCAATAAAGAAGAGCTCGGGGAGCTTTGGAACAAACTGGGAAACCTCCGCAACGACCTCGCCCACTGTGCCATGAGGGAAAACGCCCGTAGCGCCCGCGCAATTGAGCAGGATGCGCAAAAAATTTCGCAAGAACTCCGCAAACTGCTTGACTCGGCACCGGACATCGTCTAG
- the cas7i gene encoding type I-B CRISPR-associated protein Cas7/Cst2/DevR, whose product MSKAIVIGYLAKVSAANVNASHTEGNVVVTKKITLPDGSTIPYISGQAIRRMLRDRLEELGYPLSEPFAQVSGQEVTPPVRPWEFIDEDLFGYLDPSGGRRRTSPVRVSAAVGLFPFQGDRDLGTRSFERFGQAMAAGGNMFETEIYANLFKGTVLIELDRVGMFRPLELGENAERALPPDERRRRLQSFLEALNLLWGGGRTARMLADLSPKFLAYARLRVKHPVFLEALSARYEDGQYVLDLIPLVNALEKFASYREHVIFGMEPGIFGNEDEIRQALQPYGPVLTVHNALKKAQEDVSALWSGSSL is encoded by the coding sequence ATGAGCAAAGCCATCGTCATCGGATATCTGGCCAAAGTTTCGGCGGCCAACGTCAACGCTTCCCACACCGAAGGGAACGTGGTGGTCACCAAGAAGATCACCCTTCCGGACGGAAGCACCATTCCCTATATCTCCGGTCAGGCGATCCGGCGCATGCTTCGGGACCGACTGGAGGAGTTGGGGTATCCGCTCTCCGAGCCCTTCGCCCAGGTCAGCGGACAGGAGGTCACCCCACCCGTGCGCCCATGGGAGTTCATCGACGAGGATCTGTTCGGCTACCTGGATCCCTCCGGCGGACGACGGCGGACCTCCCCGGTGCGCGTGTCGGCAGCAGTGGGGCTCTTTCCCTTCCAGGGCGACCGGGACCTGGGCACCCGCTCCTTTGAACGCTTCGGGCAAGCGATGGCCGCCGGCGGGAACATGTTCGAGACGGAGATTTACGCTAACCTCTTCAAGGGCACAGTGCTCATTGAGCTGGATCGGGTAGGTATGTTTCGGCCATTGGAGCTCGGGGAGAACGCCGAACGGGCTCTTCCCCCCGATGAACGCCGCAGGCGACTTCAGAGTTTTCTCGAAGCGCTCAACCTCCTCTGGGGCGGTGGGCGCACGGCGCGAATGCTGGCGGATCTCTCTCCGAAGTTCCTCGCCTACGCGCGGCTCCGCGTCAAGCACCCCGTTTTCCTGGAGGCGCTCTCGGCCCGCTATGAGGATGGTCAATACGTCCTGGACCTGATCCCGCTGGTGAACGCGCTGGAAAAGTTCGCCTCTTATCGGGAACATGTGATCTTCGGCATGGAGCCCGGCATCTTCGGGAACGAAGACGAGATCCGGCAAGCCCTTCAACCCTATGGGCCTGTCCTCACCGTCCATAACGCTTTGAAGAAAGCCCAGGAAGATGTGAGCGCGCTATGGAGCGGATCCTCCTTGTGA